The following are encoded together in the Vigna unguiculata cultivar IT97K-499-35 chromosome 2, ASM411807v1, whole genome shotgun sequence genome:
- the LOC114173586 gene encoding RNA-binding protein Musashi homolog 2, producing MEQRKLVVLGIPWDVDTEGLREYMSKFGELEDCIVMKERSTGRSRGFGYVTFASVDDAKEVLSSEHILGNRTLEVKVATPKEEMRAPVKKVTRIFVARIPQSVTEAAFRSHFEKYGDITDLYMPKDQGSKTHRGIGFITFASADSVENLMSETHELGGSAVVVDRATPKDEDFKPIGSRMPPQGGGYGAYNAYISAATRYAALGTPTLYDHPGPIYGRGEPARRTSKKIFVGRLPPEASSEDLRQYFGRFGRILDVYVPRDPKRTGHRGFGFVTFAEDGVADRVSRRSHEICGHQVAIDSATPVDDAGPSGNFMMESFGGYGGPVRSYGRMYGSLDFDDWGYGIGRPSRAADWRYRPY from the exons ATGGAGCAGCGAAAGCTTGTG GTTTTGGGAATTCCGTGGGATGTCGATACTGAAGGATTAAGGGAATATATGAGCAAATTTGGGGAGCTGGAAGATTGCATTGTAATGAAG GAGCGGTCAACTGGAAGGTCTCGTGGTTTTGGATATGTTACATTTGCTTCAGTGGATGATGCTAAG GAAGTATTATCAAGTGAACATATTCTTGGTAATAGGACGCTGGAAGTCAAAGTGGCCACACCGAAG GAGGAAATGAGGGCACCAGTGAAAAAAGTTACTAGAATATTTGTAGCCAGGATTCCACAATCAGTAACAGAAGCTGCTTTCCGAAG tCATTTTGAGAAGTATGGTGATATAACAGATCTGTACATGCCAAAG GATCAAGGTTCCAAAACACATCGTGGAATTGGTTTCATCACTTTTGCAAGTGCAG ATTCTGTGGAGAATTTGATGTCAGAAACCCATGAACTGGGAGGTTCTGCGGTGGTGGTTGATCGAGCAACACCGAAG GATGAAGACTTTAAGCCAATTGGCAGCAGAATGCCACCACAGGGAGGAGGATATGGTGCATACAATGCTTACATTTCTGCAGCCACTAGATATGCAGCACTTGGTACTCCTACTTTGTATGATCATCCTGGCCCAATTTATGGAC GGGGAGAACCTGCTCGTAGAACTAGTAAAAAAATTTTCGTTGGTCGTCTTCCCCCAGAAGCATCTTCAGAGGATCTTCGTCAATATTTTGGAAGATTTGGCCGTATATTAGATGTTTATGTTCCGAGG GATCCTAAGAGAACAGGCCACAGAGGTTTTGGATTTGTTACTTTTGCTGAAGATGGTGTAGCAGATCGTGTCTCACGTAGGTCTCATGAGATTTGTGGGCATCAg GTTGCAATAGATTCGGCTACACCCGTTGATGATGCAGGGCCCAGTGGGAATTTCATGATGGAATCTTTTGGGGGATATGGCGGTCCTGTGCGATCTTATGGGAGGATGTACGGTAGCTTAGACTTTGACGAT TGGGGTTACGGAATTGGGAGACCATCAAGAGCAGCAGATTGGAGGTATAGACCATACTAG
- the LOC114173893 gene encoding uncharacterized protein LOC114173893, whose product MASEPNGSCNKGIVDSYMLLNPKEAGFFDLLHVLYSRNLRNRKFVDSKAEGDYEGSFRHRWLIFVSVVLQKLLLLLAKPLALFGSFIEFVINLIYLNGGFIMIFVNFLSGHLVVPDRNAQNYLSCIGNLDARVKLDAIKRDDCRYYVSLAMMASKASYENVAYLKYLVKTHWKMEFVGFFDCWNESQGKATTQVLILLDKHEQRDTYVVAFRGTEPFDADAWCTDLDISWYGIPGVGKVHGGFMKALGLQKNEGWPVEIQRDENLPPLAYYVIRDILRKGLSENPNAKFIITGHSLGGALAILFPTIMFLHDEKLLIERLEGIYTFGQPRVGDEAYANFMKKNLKENSIRYCRFVYCNDIVPRLPYDDKDLLFKHFGVCLFFNRRYELKVLEEEPNKNYFSPWCVIPMVFNAALELLRSFTIAYKHGPHYREGWFLFGFRLFGLVLPGLPAHGTQDYINSTLLGAIEKHFRTE is encoded by the exons ATGGCGAGCGAACCCAATGGCAGCTGCAACAAGGGTATTGTTGACAGTTATATGTTGCTGAACCCAAAAGAAGCTGGTTTCTTCGATCTTCTTCATGTGCTGTATTCCCGAAACTTGAGAAACCGAAAATTTGTGGACAGCAAGGCCGAAGGAGATTACGAGGGAAGCTTCCGCCACAGATGGCTTATCTTCGTCTCCGTCGTGCTGCAGAAGCTTCTATTGCTCCTCGCCAAGCCACTTGCGTTATTCGGCTCTTTCATCGAGTTCGTCATCAACCTCATTTACCTTAACGGCGGTTTCATCATGATTTTCGTGAACTTCCTCTCAG GTCACTTGGTCGTCCCAGATCGTAACGCACAAAATTATTTGTCTTGTATTGGAAATTTGGATGCGCGAGTAAAGTTGGATGCTATCAAGCGTGATGACTGCAGGTACTATGTTTCATTAGCTATGATGGCTTCAAAAGCTTCCTACGAGAATGTGGCTTACCTTAAATATCTGGTCAAAACTCATTGGAAG ATGGAATTCGTGGGCTTTTTTGATTGTTGGAATG AATCTCAAGGAAAGGCCACAACCCAAGTGTTGATTCTTTTGGACAAGCACGAGCAGCGCGATACTTACGTTGTGGCTTTCCGAGGAACGGAACCCTTTGATGCAGATGCTTGGTGCACTGACCTTGACATCTCGTGGTATGGGATTCCCGGCGTCGGAAAAGTTCACGGTGGCTTTATGAAAGCTTTAGGGTTACAGAAAAACGAGGGGTGGCCTGTGGAGATTCAAAGGGACGAAAATCTTCCCCCGTTGGCCTACTATGTTATCAGAGACATTTTAAGGAAAGGTTTGAGTGAAAACCCCAATGCAAAGTTCATTATTACGGGTCACAGTTTGGGAGGAGCACTCGCTATTCTGTTCCCTACGATCATGTTCTTGCATGATGAGAAGTTGCTGATAGAGAGGTTGGAAGGGATCTACACGTTTGGGCAACCTAGAGTTGGAGACGAAGCATATGCGAacttcatgaaaaaaaatttgaaggagAATTCCATTAGGTATTGCAGGTTTGTTTATTGCAACGACATAGTTCCGAGGTTGCCCTACGATGATAAGGACTTGCTGTTCAAGCACTTTGGGGTCTGCCTTTTCTTTAACAGGCGCTATGAACTCAAA GTTTTGGAAGAAGAGCCGAACAAGAATTACTTCTCGCCATGGTGTGTGATACCAATGGTGTTCAATGCTGCTTTGGAACTATTAAGGAGCTTTACCATTGCCTACAAACATGGACCTCACTACAGAGAAGGATGGTTTCTGTTTGGATTCAGATTATTTGGTTTAGTGCTACCTGGCTTACCTGCTCATGGTACACAAGATTATATTAATTCCACTCTTCTCGGAGCAATTGAAAAGCACTTCAGAACAGAGTGA
- the LOC114174276 gene encoding transcription factor HEC2 gives MDVDILKTPTSDTSMDMIMMMQMEKFPELCEPFYNNTTTTPLYPENEFLTSTTNTTLPVFSNVNQNVITPPPTLINPPPPPSSNFVIQPPMTPPLEPNPEKKNSVAAMREMIFRVAVMQPIHIDPESIKPPKRRNVKISKDPQSVAARHRRERISERIRILQRLVPGGTKMDTASMLDEAIHYVKFLKKQVQTLEQAGATRPLSVFGFPGTVSNATNNVNYASFMKSCQPCHMLGSAPSKHMLS, from the coding sequence ATGGACGTGGACATACTCAAAACCCCCACGAGTGATACCAGCATGGACATGATCATGATGATGCAAATGGAAAAGTTCCCTGAGTTATGTGAACCTTTTTATaacaacaccaccaccactcCTCTCTACCCGGAAAACGAGTTCTTAACCTCCACCACCAACACCACACTACCTGTCTTCTCCAACGTTAACCAAAACGTCATAACCCCACCACCCACTCTGATCAATCCACCGCCTCCACCTTCCTCTAATTTCGTTATCCAACCACCCATGACACCTCCTCTTGAACCCAACCCGGAGAAGAAGAATTCCGTGGCGGCCATGAGGGAGATGATTTTCCGCGTAGCGGTCATGCAACCTATTCATATAGACCCTGAATCTATCAAGCCCCCGAAGAGAAGGAACGTGAAGATTTCGAAGGATCCGCAGAGTGTGGCGGCGAGGCACAGAAGGGAAAGGATTAGCGAGCGAATAAGGATCCTCCAGAGATTAGTTCCTGGTGGGACCAAAATGGACACGGCTTCTATGTTGGATGAAGCCATACACTACGTAAAGTTCTTGAAGAAACAAGTGCAGACGCTGGAACAAGCCGGAGCAACCAGACCCTTGAGTGTTTTTGGCTTCCCTGGTACTGTGTCAAACGCCACCAATAACGTTAATTATGCTTCCTTCATGAAGAGTTGCCAACCGTGTCATATGCTGGGTTCTGCACCTTCTAAACACATGCTGAGTTGA